In the genome of Populus alba chromosome 11, ASM523922v2, whole genome shotgun sequence, one region contains:
- the LOC118029437 gene encoding uncharacterized protein, translating to MAEMKDVHIVEIPVDEEHQQKLIFAMNTIAEIQNHPLAEISNCPGHLLLLKLWQSEENLFGRRIALKESRMVSIKREIFQLCCFFLVLHGIFLTILFTSSVDKHTCKNWWIPSLVSVCTSLVFVSLVQVKICSYWKVSRQLQREKNNDRALTKCIQELRMKGASFDLSKEPLSGKRIKSSSVEIKWKPLTWCSQYLITICLVSFSCLVFPASKFILCGF from the exons ATGGCTGAAATGAAAGACGTCCATATCGTAGAAATCCCAGTAGATGAAGAGCACCAACAGAAACTGATATTTGCCATGAACACAATAGCAGAAATTCAAAACCACCCGTTAGCAGAAATCTCTAATTGTCCAGGTCATCTTTTGCTTCTTAAGTTATGGCAAAGCGAAGAGAATCTTTTCGGCCGTAGAATTGCTTTGAAAGAGTCGAGAATGGTCTCTATCAAGCGCGAAATCTTTCAACTTTGTTGCTTCTTTTTAGTCCTTCATGGGATTTTCTTAACCATTTTGTTTACCTCTTCTGTTGATA AGCATACTTGCAAGAATTGGTGGATACCTTCTCTTGTGTCTGTCTGCACTTCGCTTGTGTTTGTGTCTTTGGTTCAGGTTAAGATTTGCAGTTACTGGAAGGTGTCCAGGCAGTTGCAAAGAGAGAAGAATAATGATAGAGCTCTTACTAAGTGTATTCAAGAGTTGAGAATGAAAGGCGCTAGTTTTGATTTGTCCAAGGAACCACTGAGTGGAAAGAGAATAAAGAGCTCAAGCGTTGAGATCAAATGGAAGCCACTTACTTGGTGTTCACAGTATTTGATTACGATTTGTCTTGTTTCTTTCTCATGTTTGGTGTTTCCCGCTTCCAAATTCATCCTTTGCGGATTCTGA